From the genome of Mesorhizobium japonicum MAFF 303099, one region includes:
- a CDS encoding LacI family DNA-binding transcriptional regulator, whose protein sequence is MANLKQIAAELSLSVTTVSRALKDGPEVHPSTVARVKEVAKRVGYVPNHHGRALKTGQTLTLTAVLPMETRDYLSDLAKLPLIEGMTLAARQAGYSLSIYSTTPDDDPVESVQRLLQAHSADGLIITRMVSGDPRVRLLLDQGIPFVAFGRTDLGIAYPYVDIDNEQIAYEATRRLMDKGCRRIALQLLVQKDQASATRLAGYRRAMAEAGIPIDQSLIGDGTFTMESSAAWFDRLLASSDRPTGLACANELGLLGALHALGRRGLVPGRDVHIVTRDNTRLARFLPANIGVHSVDMADVGHKLIEVLESRIANPLGPVATILLQGRFEPAE, encoded by the coding sequence ATGGCCAATCTAAAACAGATCGCGGCGGAACTTTCCCTTTCGGTGACCACGGTATCGCGCGCTCTGAAGGACGGGCCGGAGGTGCATCCCTCTACCGTGGCGCGCGTCAAGGAAGTGGCCAAGCGGGTCGGCTATGTCCCGAACCATCACGGCCGGGCGCTGAAAACCGGACAGACCCTGACGCTGACGGCCGTGCTGCCGATGGAAACACGCGACTACCTGTCGGATCTGGCGAAGCTTCCCTTGATCGAAGGCATGACGCTAGCGGCGCGGCAAGCGGGCTATAGTCTGTCAATCTATTCCACCACGCCCGACGACGATCCCGTCGAAAGCGTGCAGCGGCTGCTTCAGGCGCACAGCGCCGACGGTCTGATCATCACGCGCATGGTCTCGGGCGATCCGCGCGTCAGGCTGCTGTTGGATCAGGGCATACCGTTCGTCGCGTTTGGAAGAACCGACCTGGGCATCGCCTATCCCTATGTCGATATCGACAATGAACAGATCGCCTATGAGGCGACCCGGCGGCTCATGGACAAGGGCTGTCGACGCATTGCTCTACAACTTCTCGTGCAGAAGGATCAGGCGAGCGCCACACGTCTCGCCGGCTATCGAAGGGCGATGGCCGAGGCCGGCATCCCGATCGACCAGTCCCTGATCGGTGACGGCACGTTCACAATGGAATCGAGCGCGGCCTGGTTCGATCGCCTGCTGGCGTCGTCAGATCGTCCAACGGGCCTGGCATGCGCCAACGAACTGGGCCTTCTTGGCGCGTTGCACGCTCTCGGCAGACGGGGTCTGGTGCCGGGCCGTGACGTTCACATCGTCACCCGTGACAATACTCGTCTGGCGCGTTTCCTGCCGGCGAACATTGGCGTTCATTCCGTGGACATGGCAGATGTCGGGCACAAACTTATCGAGGTCCTCGAGAGCCGGATCGCCAATCCGCTTGGTCCGGTCGCGACGATCTTGCTGCAAGGCAGGTTCGAGCCGGCCGAATAG
- a CDS encoding ABC transporter substrate-binding protein, whose protein sequence is MSRLLRISLAAIAVSAAVPVYAQSVTITTAGGDYGNAMKEAMWAPAAKELGYDVREETQSDGLAALKMQVTAGAVTTDIIHLGSPEGAQAAAQSLLEPLDYKIIDPNSVPAGAKSDYCYPFDSYGTVMSWNTKTYGENPPKTWAEFWDVAKFPGRRALRANAQDLIEIALLSDGVAPADVYPTLSTPEGLARAIKRLEAIKPNVSVWWTSGAQSAQLLKDGEADLVVTWNGRAQTVKADGGSVDYTFKGSVIGTDCLGVPKGAPNKEAAMKLIAAMTQPARVAKLTDFIAYGPVNPAGYEGGLIPEDRLKTLATAPENAGTSVFSNADWWVKNGEAAQKAFDEMMSR, encoded by the coding sequence ATGTCCCGATTATTACGCATTTCGTTGGCGGCGATCGCAGTCTCGGCTGCCGTGCCCGTCTATGCCCAATCAGTCACCATCACGACCGCGGGCGGTGATTATGGCAACGCCATGAAGGAGGCGATGTGGGCTCCCGCCGCAAAGGAACTTGGCTATGATGTTCGCGAGGAGACGCAGAGCGATGGCCTGGCCGCTTTGAAGATGCAGGTCACCGCGGGTGCGGTCACCACCGACATCATCCACCTCGGCTCGCCGGAAGGCGCGCAGGCAGCGGCCCAGTCGCTGTTGGAGCCGCTTGACTACAAGATCATCGATCCCAACTCCGTGCCGGCCGGCGCAAAGTCCGATTACTGCTATCCGTTCGACTCCTATGGCACCGTCATGTCGTGGAACACCAAGACCTATGGTGAGAATCCGCCGAAGACCTGGGCGGAATTCTGGGACGTTGCCAAATTCCCGGGCCGTCGCGCGCTGCGCGCCAATGCGCAGGACTTGATCGAAATCGCCTTGCTCTCCGATGGCGTGGCGCCGGCGGACGTCTATCCCACGCTCAGCACGCCCGAGGGCCTGGCGCGCGCCATCAAGCGGCTTGAAGCGATCAAACCGAATGTCTCGGTCTGGTGGACCTCCGGAGCGCAGTCGGCGCAATTGCTGAAGGACGGCGAGGCGGATCTGGTCGTTACCTGGAATGGGCGAGCCCAGACGGTGAAGGCGGATGGCGGTTCGGTTGACTACACATTCAAAGGTTCCGTCATCGGCACGGACTGCCTTGGGGTGCCGAAGGGGGCGCCGAACAAGGAAGCGGCCATGAAGCTCATCGCGGCGATGACGCAGCCCGCACGGGTGGCGAAGCTGACCGACTTCATCGCCTATGGTCCGGTCAATCCTGCCGGCTATGAGGGTGGTCTTATCCCTGAAGATCGCCTGAAAACCCTGGCGACGGCACCTGAAAACGCCGGCACCTCGGTGTTTTCGAACGCTGACTGGTGGGTCAAGAACGGCGAGGCCGCTCAAAAAGCTTTCGATGAAATGATGAGTCGCTGA
- a CDS encoding ABC transporter ATP-binding protein produces the protein MKSLPITIASVSKAYGSYVALDDVSLDIQAGEFLTLLGPSGSGKTTLLMALAGFVRPDSGKLLLADRDITRLAPNKRDIGIVFQSYALFPHMNVLANVEYPLALRKTPKAEARQRALDALARVKLEGLAERNIAALSGGQRQRVALARAIVFEPRVMLMDEPLSALDRNLRETMQYEIRRLHDDLGITTIYVTHDQREALTMSDRVAVMNSGRIQQIDTPQQIYDRPSTRFVAQFMGEANILAPGSVRTIDGGDAFRETLMIRAESFHLDVKLVGRDGAALDGMLRAKAFRGENWLLTLALDDGQEVLVCIPSALAGGCAELAAGQRLTVYASAAKVHAIPGATS, from the coding sequence ATGAAGTCGCTCCCGATCACCATCGCCAGCGTGTCCAAGGCCTATGGGTCCTACGTCGCGCTGGATGATGTCTCGCTCGACATTCAGGCTGGCGAATTCCTCACTTTGCTGGGGCCGTCGGGGTCGGGCAAGACCACGCTGCTCATGGCTCTGGCCGGTTTTGTCCGGCCCGATTCCGGCAAGCTCCTGTTGGCGGATCGGGACATCACCCGTCTGGCCCCCAACAAGCGCGACATCGGCATCGTATTCCAGAGCTACGCGCTGTTTCCCCATATGAACGTCCTGGCGAATGTCGAGTATCCGTTGGCGCTACGCAAGACGCCGAAAGCGGAGGCCCGGCAGCGGGCGCTTGATGCTTTGGCTCGCGTGAAGCTGGAGGGTCTGGCGGAGCGCAACATTGCCGCACTGTCCGGCGGCCAGCGCCAGCGGGTGGCGCTGGCGCGAGCCATCGTCTTCGAACCACGCGTGATGTTGATGGACGAGCCGCTGTCGGCGCTCGACAGAAACCTGCGCGAAACCATGCAGTACGAGATCCGGCGTCTGCACGATGACCTGGGGATCACCACGATCTATGTGACGCATGACCAGCGCGAGGCGCTGACCATGTCCGACCGGGTTGCGGTGATGAATTCCGGCCGCATCCAGCAGATCGACACGCCACAGCAAATTTATGATCGTCCATCGACCCGCTTCGTCGCGCAATTCATGGGCGAGGCCAACATTCTGGCCCCGGGCTCGGTGCGCACAATCGACGGCGGCGATGCGTTTCGCGAGACCCTGATGATCCGCGCGGAAAGCTTCCACCTGGATGTCAAGCTCGTCGGGCGAGACGGAGCGGCGCTCGACGGAATGCTGCGCGCCAAGGCGTTTCGCGGCGAGAACTGGCTTTTGACGCTGGCGCTTGATGATGGGCAGGAGGTTCTTGTCTGCATTCCGTCAGCACTTGCCGGCGGCTGCGCCGAGCTTGCCGCCGGTCAGCGGCTGACCGTGTATGCATCGGCGGCCAAAGTTCACGCGATACCGGGAGCGACATCGTGA